A window of the Pseudomonas sp. B21_DOA genome harbors these coding sequences:
- a CDS encoding Hsp70 family protein, with product MKDASPARACGIDFGTSNSTVGWLRPGMDTMIALEDDKITLPSVVFFNIEERRPVYGRLALHEYLEGYEGRLMRSLKSLLGSKLIKHDTSVLGTAMPFKDLLGLFIGQLKSRAEAAAGREFEQVVLGRPVFFVDDDPLADQEAEDTLVEVARKIGFKDVSFQYEPIAAAFDYESTIEKEELVLIVDIGGGTSDFSLVRLSPERRGVDNRHDDILATGGVHIGGTDFDKQLSLQGLMPLFGYGSRMKSGAYMPTSHHMNLATWHTINSVYSQKSTLALGSMRYDIEDTGGIDRLFKLIEQRAGHWLAMEVEETKIQLTHADSRHVPLDRIEAGLSVELSRALFESAIEALLERVRGSVTQLLNDAGVAVDQVDTVFFTGGSSGIPALRNSVSAMLPNARHVEGNIFGSIGSGLAIEAMKRYGSMA from the coding sequence ATGAAAGACGCCTCTCCAGCCCGTGCCTGCGGCATCGACTTCGGCACGTCCAACTCCACCGTCGGCTGGCTGCGCCCCGGCATGGACACCATGATTGCGCTGGAAGACGACAAGATCACCCTGCCGTCGGTGGTCTTCTTCAACATCGAGGAGCGTCGCCCGGTTTACGGACGCCTGGCCCTGCACGAGTATCTGGAAGGCTACGAAGGCCGGCTGATGCGCTCGCTGAAAAGCCTGCTCGGTTCCAAGCTGATCAAGCACGACACCAGCGTCCTCGGCACGGCGATGCCGTTCAAGGATCTGCTCGGGCTGTTCATCGGCCAGCTCAAGAGCCGCGCCGAAGCCGCCGCCGGTCGGGAATTCGAGCAAGTGGTGCTGGGCCGTCCGGTGTTTTTCGTCGATGACGATCCACTGGCCGACCAGGAGGCCGAAGACACGCTGGTCGAAGTGGCGCGCAAAATCGGTTTCAAGGACGTGTCGTTCCAGTACGAGCCGATCGCGGCAGCGTTCGACTACGAGTCGACCATCGAAAAAGAAGAGCTGGTGCTGATCGTCGACATCGGCGGTGGTACCTCCGACTTCTCGCTGGTGCGCCTGTCGCCCGAGCGCCGCGGTGTCGATAACCGTCACGACGACATCCTCGCCACTGGCGGTGTGCACATCGGCGGCACCGACTTCGACAAGCAACTGAGCCTGCAAGGCCTGATGCCGCTGTTCGGCTACGGCAGCCGCATGAAAAGCGGCGCATACATGCCGACCAGCCACCACATGAACCTGGCGACCTGGCACACGATCAACTCGGTGTACTCGCAGAAGTCCACGCTGGCGCTGGGCAGCATGCGCTACGACATCGAAGACACCGGCGGCATCGATCGCCTGTTCAAGCTGATCGAACAGCGCGCCGGGCACTGGCTGGCGATGGAAGTCGAAGAAACCAAGATCCAGCTGACCCACGCCGACAGCCGCCACGTGCCGCTGGACCGCATCGAAGCCGGGCTGAGCGTCGAGCTGAGCCGCGCGTTGTTCGAATCGGCAATCGAAGCCTTGCTGGAGCGCGTGCGCGGCAGCGTTACGCAGCTGTTGAATGACGCTGGCGTAGCAGTCGATCAAGTCGACACGGTGTTCTTCACCGGCGGTTCCAGCGGCATCCCGGCCCTGCGCAACAGCGTCTCGGCAATGCTGCCGAACGCGCGGCATGTCGAAGGCAACATCTTTGGCAGCATTGGTAGCGGTTTGGCGATTGAAGCGATGAAGCGCTACGGTTCGATGGCCTGA
- the ureC gene encoding urease subunit alpha yields MKISRSAYADMFGPTVGDKVRLADTELWIEVEKDFTTYGEEVKFGGGKVIRDGQGQSQLLAAEVVDTLITNALIIDHWGIVKADVGLKDGRIAAIGKAGNPDVQPNVTIAIGAGTEVIAGEGMILTAGGIDTHIHFICPQQIEEALMSGVTTMIGGGTGPATGTNATTCTSGPWHLARMLQAADAFPMNIGLTGKGNASLPEPLIEQVKAGAIGLKLHEDWGTTPASIDNCLNVADQYDVQVAIHTDTLNESGFVETTLGAFKGRTIHTYHTEGAGGGHAPDIIKACGFPNVLPSSTNPTRPFTRNTIDEHLDMLMVCHHLDPSIAEDVAFAESRIRRETIAAEDILHDLGAFSMISSDSQAMGRVGEVITRTWQTADKMKKQRGPLPQDGEGNDNFRAKRYIAKYTINPAITHGISHEVGSIEVGKWADLVLWRPAFFGVKPTLILKGGAIAASLMGDANASIPTPQPVHYRPMFASYGGSLHATSLTFISQAAHEAGLPQALGLKKKIGVVKGCREVQKTDLIHNDYLPDIDVDPQTYQVKADGVLLWCEPAETLPMAQRYFLF; encoded by the coding sequence ATGAAGATTTCTAGAAGCGCCTACGCCGACATGTTCGGCCCCACCGTCGGCGACAAGGTGCGCCTGGCCGATACCGAGCTGTGGATCGAAGTCGAAAAGGACTTCACCACCTACGGCGAGGAAGTGAAGTTCGGTGGCGGCAAAGTCATCCGCGACGGCCAGGGCCAGAGTCAGTTGCTCGCCGCCGAAGTGGTCGACACGCTGATCACCAACGCGCTGATCATCGACCACTGGGGCATCGTCAAGGCCGACGTCGGCCTCAAGGACGGGCGCATCGCCGCGATCGGCAAGGCCGGCAACCCTGACGTGCAGCCCAACGTGACCATCGCCATCGGCGCCGGCACCGAAGTGATTGCCGGTGAAGGCATGATCCTCACCGCTGGCGGCATCGACACGCATATCCACTTCATCTGCCCGCAGCAGATCGAAGAAGCGTTGATGAGCGGCGTCACCACCATGATCGGCGGCGGCACCGGTCCCGCTACCGGCACCAACGCCACCACCTGCACCTCCGGCCCGTGGCATCTGGCGCGCATGCTCCAGGCCGCCGATGCCTTCCCGATGAACATCGGCCTCACCGGCAAAGGCAATGCCAGCCTGCCGGAACCGTTGATCGAACAGGTCAAGGCCGGCGCCATCGGCCTCAAACTGCACGAGGACTGGGGCACCACCCCGGCGAGCATCGACAACTGCCTCAACGTCGCCGACCAGTACGACGTGCAGGTGGCGATCCACACCGACACCCTCAACGAATCCGGTTTCGTCGAAACCACCCTCGGCGCATTCAAGGGGCGCACCATCCACACTTATCACACCGAAGGTGCCGGTGGCGGCCACGCGCCGGACATCATCAAGGCCTGCGGCTTCCCCAACGTGCTGCCGAGTTCGACCAACCCGACGCGGCCGTTCACTCGTAACACCATCGACGAACACCTCGACATGCTGATGGTCTGCCACCACCTCGACCCGAGCATTGCCGAAGACGTCGCCTTCGCCGAAAGCCGTATCCGCCGCGAAACGATCGCCGCCGAAGACATCCTCCACGACCTCGGCGCGTTCTCGATGATCAGCTCCGACAGTCAGGCCATGGGCCGCGTCGGCGAAGTCATCACGCGCACCTGGCAGACCGCCGACAAGATGAAAAAACAACGCGGCCCACTGCCGCAGGACGGCGAGGGCAACGACAACTTCCGCGCCAAGCGTTACATCGCCAAGTACACCATCAACCCGGCGATTACCCATGGCATCAGCCATGAAGTCGGCTCGATCGAAGTCGGCAAGTGGGCCGATCTGGTGCTGTGGCGCCCGGCGTTTTTCGGCGTGAAACCGACGCTGATCCTCAAGGGCGGTGCGATTGCCGCCAGCCTGATGGGCGATGCCAACGCCTCGATTCCCACGCCGCAACCGGTACATTACCGCCCGATGTTCGCCAGCTACGGTGGCTCGCTGCACGCCACCAGCCTGACCTTTATCAGCCAGGCGGCGCACGAAGCGGGATTGCCGCAAGCGTTGGGGTTGAAGAAGAAAATCGGCGTGGTGAAGGGATGTCGAGAGGTGCAGAAAACCGACCTGATCCACAACGACTATCTGCCGGACATCGATGTCGATCCGCAGACCTATCAGGTCAAGGCTGACGGCGTGTTGTTGTGGTGCGAGCCTGCGGAAACCTTGCCGATGGCGCAGCGGTACTTTCTGTTCTGA
- a CDS encoding urease subunit beta, producing MIPGQYQIQPGDIELNVGRRTVSLKVANSGDRPIQVGSHFHFFETNDALTFDRAASRGMRLNIPAGTAVRFEPGQSREVELVDYAGHRRVFGFAGRIMGDLD from the coding sequence ATGATTCCTGGCCAATACCAGATTCAGCCCGGCGACATCGAACTCAATGTCGGCCGCCGCACCGTGAGCCTGAAAGTCGCCAACAGCGGCGACCGGCCGATCCAGGTCGGTTCGCACTTTCACTTTTTCGAAACCAACGACGCGCTGACCTTCGACCGTGCCGCCAGTCGCGGCATGCGCCTGAACATCCCCGCCGGCACCGCCGTGCGCTTCGAGCCTGGCCAGAGCCGTGAAGTCGAGCTGGTGGATTACGCCGGGCATCGCCGGGTGTTCGGCTTTGCCGGACGCATCATGGGTGACCTCGACTGA
- a CDS encoding GNAT family N-acetyltransferase, whose amino-acid sequence MNAAQLRRVNAESFAHYRQGLIDLLLDAVGYGASVGFMADLDAAQARAYFDEVQDDVNKGNTLLWVVVKDEQVLASVQLGLCQKANGLNRAEVQKLLVREHARRRGLGQQLMQALELEAPKHKRGMLYLDTEAGSPAENFYRALGYVRAGEIPDYACDPNGTYRPTALYYKVLQGAQR is encoded by the coding sequence AGGGGCTGATCGATCTGCTGCTCGACGCCGTCGGTTACGGCGCCAGCGTCGGTTTCATGGCCGACCTCGATGCCGCCCAGGCGCGCGCCTATTTCGATGAGGTGCAGGACGACGTCAACAAGGGCAACACGCTGCTGTGGGTGGTGGTCAAGGACGAGCAGGTGCTGGCCAGCGTGCAATTGGGCCTGTGCCAGAAAGCCAATGGTCTGAACCGCGCCGAAGTGCAGAAACTGCTGGTGCGCGAACACGCGCGGCGCCGTGGCCTCGGTCAGCAACTGATGCAGGCGCTGGAACTGGAGGCGCCGAAACACAAGCGCGGCATGCTCTATCTCGACACCGAGGCCGGCTCGCCGGCAGAAAATTTCTACCGGGCGCTGGGCTACGTCCGCGCCGGCGAAATCCCTGATTACGCCTGCGATCCCAACGGCACCTATCGCCCGACCGCTCTCTATTACAAAGTCCTGCAAGGAGCCCAGCGATGA